One window from the genome of Methyloradius palustris encodes:
- a CDS encoding alpha-amylase family glycosyl hydrolase codes for MYEQVSHSQLNDILTKLESEIKDKNLQHFYIRLGANFYAIYSLFHQLYGQRDDFKQQLHQLVKTLTQSYIARSQQLRKLDFAREKDHDWFLNQKWAGYAIYCKEFAGDLNGLQTKLHYLQDLGINLLHIMPILDCPKGKSDGGYAVRDFRKINPEVGNISDLENLVKTMKKREMLLVLDVVVNHTSNEHEWATKARAGEQKYQDYYNIFDDREIPDMYEESMPEVFPETSPGNFTWDEKMGKWVMTVFNDFQWDLNYKNPEVFIEMVDIILFWANRGADIIRLDAVAFLWKKIGSTCQNQREAHLILQLMKDCCQVTAPGVLFIAEAIVAPVEVIKYFGEDAINAKECEIAYNATLMALLWDAVATKKTALLNLGIQSIPMKLERATWLNYVRCHDDIGLGFDDNDIRLAGYDPKSHRNFLVNYYTDNHKSSIARGVAFGINKKTGDARIAGSLASLSGLESALESGDKEAIQNSIKTIDLLHSVMLAFGGIPLIYYGDAVGVLNDKSYLDDEYKKTDSRWVHRPNMNWKKVELRKVPGTPENLIFSALKKMISVRKELTAFADHNNRELLAVDNPHLFVFSRFDLINKYSRVLVICNFDANPQNLNIHELRKKGFLPYDTVKDLYTGDNFSLAEEFLTVPALGFYWLET; via the coding sequence ATGTATGAACAAGTTTCCCATTCGCAACTCAATGACATTCTGACCAAGCTAGAATCCGAGATAAAAGACAAGAACCTGCAGCATTTTTATATCCGCCTCGGGGCGAATTTTTATGCGATCTATTCGCTGTTTCACCAACTCTATGGTCAGCGCGATGATTTCAAACAACAGCTGCATCAGCTAGTAAAGACGCTGACGCAATCCTATATCGCAAGATCGCAGCAATTGAGAAAACTGGATTTTGCGCGAGAAAAAGACCATGACTGGTTCCTCAACCAAAAGTGGGCGGGCTATGCGATCTATTGCAAGGAATTTGCTGGCGATCTCAACGGTCTGCAGACCAAGCTGCATTATCTGCAGGACCTAGGCATCAACCTCCTACACATCATGCCTATTCTCGATTGCCCCAAAGGTAAAAGTGATGGCGGCTATGCCGTCAGGGATTTCAGGAAGATCAATCCCGAAGTCGGCAATATTTCAGACCTTGAAAACTTGGTCAAAACCATGAAAAAGCGCGAGATGTTGCTAGTGCTGGATGTGGTGGTTAACCACACCTCCAATGAGCATGAGTGGGCGACAAAAGCGCGCGCAGGTGAGCAGAAGTATCAGGATTACTACAATATCTTCGATGACCGCGAGATACCTGATATGTACGAAGAAAGCATGCCAGAAGTATTCCCCGAGACCTCACCTGGAAACTTCACCTGGGATGAAAAAATGGGCAAATGGGTGATGACGGTTTTCAATGATTTTCAGTGGGATCTCAACTATAAGAACCCAGAAGTGTTTATCGAAATGGTGGACATCATCTTATTCTGGGCCAATCGTGGCGCGGATATTATTCGCCTAGATGCTGTCGCCTTTCTCTGGAAAAAAATCGGTAGCACTTGCCAGAACCAACGTGAAGCACATTTGATACTGCAATTGATGAAAGACTGCTGCCAAGTCACAGCGCCTGGTGTGCTATTCATCGCAGAGGCCATCGTCGCGCCAGTGGAAGTGATCAAGTATTTTGGTGAAGACGCGATCAATGCCAAAGAATGTGAGATTGCCTACAACGCAACCCTCATGGCTCTGCTCTGGGATGCAGTAGCAACCAAGAAGACAGCGCTATTGAATCTGGGCATACAGAGTATTCCGATGAAGCTGGAGCGTGCGACTTGGCTTAATTACGTACGCTGTCATGACGATATCGGGCTCGGCTTTGATGATAACGATATCCGTCTTGCTGGGTACGACCCTAAATCACATCGCAATTTTCTCGTTAATTACTATACCGATAATCACAAATCATCCATCGCTAGAGGCGTGGCATTTGGCATTAACAAAAAAACTGGCGACGCCAGAATCGCTGGCTCACTGGCCTCTTTATCTGGCTTGGAATCAGCCTTGGAAAGCGGTGACAAAGAAGCCATCCAGAACAGCATCAAAACCATAGACCTGTTACACAGCGTAATGCTGGCATTTGGCGGCATTCCCCTTATTTACTACGGTGACGCCGTTGGTGTGCTCAATGACAAATCCTACCTCGATGACGAATACAAAAAAACAGATAGCCGCTGGGTACACAGGCCAAATATGAACTGGAAAAAGGTCGAGCTGAGGAAAGTACCGGGCACCCCAGAAAACCTGATTTTCAGCGCATTAAAAAAGATGATTTCCGTACGCAAGGAGCTGACCGCATTTGCTGACCACAACAATCGTGAGTTGCTGGCGGTAGATAACCCACATTTATTCGTGTTCTCACGATTTGACCTGATCAACAAATACTCACGTGTATTGGTGATCTGCAATTTCGATGCGAATCCGCAAAATTTGAATATTCACGAGCTGCGCAAAAAAGGGTTTTTGCCTTATGACACAGTTAAAGATTTGTACACGGGAGACAACTTCAGCTTGGCGGAAGAGTTTTTGACTGTACCTGCATTAGGGTTTTACTGGTTAGAGACCTGA
- a CDS encoding macro domain-containing protein yields the protein MKNIKYFFNTVFSKAYWQYIFISRAGIESILAIYGGIYLIAESLDFFSIYTKDKYGAYAFVIFFILSVVISILIRRPIKSILLEFKSIDINLEVRIDDLFEVSGAVMVSTNTIFEADVAGGKIAHNSLQGQFTSKYFTGNQNELINKINYELNKLQLSKPYPMGTTITINTHGKAFYLNAMSELNSQGNASTTLDDIEQALAGLWKHVRDEGELQELVLPVIGTGRGRINQSRKKIISIMAESFIKTSILGKFTGKLIIVIRSEDADNFKVNLYDIKDHLNQVLDSYI from the coding sequence ATGAAAAACATTAAATATTTTTTTAATACGGTTTTTAGCAAAGCTTATTGGCAATATATATTCATATCCCGCGCTGGAATCGAATCAATTCTCGCCATTTATGGGGGAATCTATCTCATAGCTGAATCACTTGATTTTTTCAGCATATATACAAAAGATAAGTATGGAGCCTACGCTTTTGTGATTTTTTTTATATTATCAGTTGTTATATCTATTTTGATACGCCGTCCAATTAAATCAATTTTGTTGGAATTTAAAAGTATAGATATTAACTTGGAAGTAAGAATCGATGATTTATTCGAAGTAAGTGGCGCAGTTATGGTGAGCACCAATACTATCTTTGAAGCAGATGTTGCTGGTGGCAAGATTGCGCATAATAGCTTGCAGGGTCAGTTTACTTCTAAATACTTTACTGGTAATCAGAATGAGCTGATTAACAAAATTAATTATGAGTTGAACAAATTGCAATTATCAAAACCCTACCCAATGGGCACCACAATTACTATTAACACCCATGGTAAAGCTTTTTACTTGAATGCGATGTCTGAATTAAACTCGCAAGGGAATGCTTCAACTACCCTAGACGACATTGAGCAAGCTCTAGCAGGTCTTTGGAAGCATGTAAGGGACGAAGGTGAATTGCAGGAGCTGGTTCTGCCAGTAATCGGCACAGGTAGAGGTCGAATTAACCAATCCCGAAAAAAGATAATATCTATAATGGCGGAGTCTTTTATAAAGACATCAATTTTGGGTAAATTTACAGGAAAATTGATTATCGTAATTCGATCTGAAGATGCAGATAATTTTAAA